The Candidatus Omnitrophota bacterium genome includes a region encoding these proteins:
- a CDS encoding NUDIX hydrolase has protein sequence MKILKPIARTIIYDGTTNKVLLVRNTGAAFWYAPGGEWEFKRENILECAKREVFEETGLRIDIQRLLYVQEFHGSEKMVCIEMFWLARLSHEQDLDLQHVDLDPNGSVEETRWFSKEELQELKVFPERLRYTFWDNIQNFEVSEDPFIGIS, from the coding sequence ATGAAAATACTTAAACCCATAGCGCGCACAATAATATATGATGGAACAACTAACAAGGTTTTACTGGTTAGAAACACAGGAGCAGCCTTCTGGTATGCTCCAGGCGGTGAGTGGGAGTTTAAACGTGAGAACATTTTAGAATGCGCCAAAAGAGAAGTATTTGAGGAAACTGGGTTGAGGATAGATATACAAAGACTGTTATATGTGCAAGAGTTTCATGGATCTGAAAAGATGGTGTGCATAGAAATGTTTTGGTTGGCAAGGCTCTCCCACGAACAAGATCTGGATTTGCAGCATGTCGATCTTGATCCAAACGGGTCAGTAGAAGAGACAAGATGGTTCTCAAAGGAAGAATTGCAAGAGCTGAAAGTATTCCCCGAAAGACTACGATATACGTTTTGGGACAATATACAAAACTTTGAAGTCTCCGAAGACCCGTTTATTGGTATTAGCTAG